A stretch of alpha proteobacterium HIMB59 DNA encodes these proteins:
- a CDS encoding FAD dependent oxidoreductase (PFAM: FAD dependent oxidoreductase), with the protein MIDLLIIGGGINGVGIARDAAGRGLKVTLVEKGDLASQTSSWSTKLIHGGIRYLENYEFRLVRESLKEREVIKSIAPHISKPIRFVMPHVSHLRPVWLIRIGLLLYDWLGGFITLPKSKYVNLQKDYIDNPLIENFQKGYEYSDLSIDDARLVLLNAQDAINRGAEIILNNAVKNAIRHNDYWEVELSDKKIIKTKAIINASGPFVLNILKDICKVKTNKSLRLVQGSHLIVKKLYEGEQAYILQQEDRRIVFMIPYQNEYTLIGTTDKEVKSYLNPRITSDEQSYLLNAVNCFLKNKISESDIVWTYAGIRPLLEDFNQSASKVTRDYEFDLDVKGAPILSIFGGKLTTYRKLAEHALEKLATVISIQNKKWTDQEKLPGGDISDTDLFNDLIPVKMKERFDQTYGNQISKLYSSFIDCKEGGIKLTEDLYEFEVAYLVKEEMASSVEDILFRRTKLGINFPKDKVNILNDVLKKYL; encoded by the coding sequence ATGATTGACTTATTAATTATAGGCGGCGGTATAAACGGCGTAGGCATCGCGCGGGATGCAGCAGGCAGAGGCCTCAAAGTCACATTAGTTGAAAAAGGAGACTTAGCATCTCAAACTTCCTCTTGGTCGACTAAACTTATTCATGGCGGAATAAGATATTTAGAAAATTACGAGTTCAGGTTAGTTAGGGAATCTTTAAAAGAAAGAGAGGTGATCAAATCTATTGCCCCTCACATATCAAAACCCATCAGATTTGTAATGCCTCATGTCTCTCATTTGAGACCAGTATGGTTAATAAGAATAGGGCTTTTACTTTATGATTGGTTAGGTGGTTTTATAACGCTTCCAAAATCAAAATATGTAAATTTACAAAAGGACTATATCGATAATCCTTTAATAGAAAATTTTCAAAAAGGGTATGAGTACTCAGATCTATCTATAGATGACGCACGACTAGTACTTCTAAATGCACAAGATGCTATAAATAGAGGTGCAGAAATCATTCTCAACAACGCAGTAAAAAATGCAATTAGACATAATGATTATTGGGAAGTTGAGTTAAGTGATAAAAAAATTATTAAAACCAAAGCCATTATAAATGCATCTGGTCCATTTGTTTTAAATATTTTAAAAGATATCTGTAAAGTAAAGACAAACAAATCTTTACGTTTAGTTCAGGGAAGTCATCTTATTGTAAAAAAACTTTATGAAGGAGAACAGGCTTACATACTCCAACAAGAGGATAGACGAATAGTTTTTATGATCCCCTATCAAAATGAATACACTCTGATTGGAACTACAGACAAAGAGGTGAAAAGTTACCTTAATCCCAGAATTACTTCCGACGAACAATCCTATTTATTGAATGCTGTAAATTGTTTTTTAAAAAATAAGATATCGGAGTCTGATATTGTTTGGACCTATGCTGGTATTAGGCCCTTATTAGAGGACTTTAATCAAAGTGCCTCTAAAGTAACAAGGGATTATGAATTTGATTTAGATGTCAAAGGAGCCCCTATTCTTTCAATATTTGGAGGAAAATTAACCACTTATAGAAAGCTTGCGGAGCATGCTCTTGAAAAATTAGCTACGGTTATTTCTATTCAAAATAAAAAATGGACTGATCAAGAAAAATTACCTGGGGGAGATATTTCAGATACTGATTTATTTAATGATCTCATTCCAGTTAAAATGAAAGAGAGATTTGATCAAACTTATGGGAACCAAATCTCTAAGCTTTACTCCTCTTTTATTGATTGCAAAGAGGGTGGTATTAAGCTCACTGAAGATCTTTATGAGTTTGAAGTAGCCTATTTAGTGAAAGAAGAAATGGCATCAAGTGTTGAAGATATTCTTTTTCGCAGAACAAAATTAGGTATCAACTTCCCAAAGGATAAAGTAAATATCTTAAATGATGTTTTAAAAAAATATTTATAA
- a CDS encoding glycerol kinase (PFAM: FGGY family of carbohydrate kinases, N-terminal domain; FGGY family of carbohydrate kinases, C-terminal domain~TIGRFAM: glycerol kinase), protein MKDYILSIDQGTTSTRVIIFDKNFNFKSSSQKEFKQIFPRDGEVEHDPEEIYQSVLFTAKEAIRKAKIKSSQIRSIGITNQRETTVLWDKTNGKPVYNAIVWQDRRTVKFCKSLVKKGFAKKIQKITGLIVDSYFSASKIHWLLNNSKKSKELLKKDKLLFGTIDTWLLWKLTDGQSHYTEATNASRTMLFDIKKNQWSKEMLQIFKVPEKILPIVKDSADDFGQTTKFGSKIPIQGIAGDQQAATIGQACLEPGSIKSTYGTGCFMIMNVGSKLKYSKNKLLSTIAYRIRGKNTYALEGSIFIAGAAVQWLRDSLKIIKNAKDTEDLYSKNDPTQKVYLVPAFVGLGAPYWDGEARGALFGLTRNTGIPEFVKATIDSVVYQTKDLILAMEKDSGIRIKKIKVDGGMVNNNQFVQFLSNLLLCECLRPKINETTSLGVAYLAGYQSGLIKKFTDINSKWKSEKRFVHKMNKKDVEQLYLGWKKAIKGTLTIK, encoded by the coding sequence ATGAAAGATTATATTCTCTCTATTGATCAAGGGACAACTTCTACCCGAGTAATTATTTTTGATAAAAATTTTAACTTTAAATCATCGAGTCAAAAAGAATTTAAACAAATTTTTCCTAGAGATGGAGAAGTTGAGCACGACCCAGAAGAAATTTATCAATCAGTTTTGTTTACAGCCAAAGAGGCTATTCGAAAGGCTAAAATAAAATCTTCACAAATAAGATCTATTGGAATTACTAATCAAAGAGAGACGACAGTCCTGTGGGATAAAACCAATGGCAAACCTGTTTACAATGCAATTGTGTGGCAAGATAGAAGAACTGTTAAATTTTGTAAAAGTCTTGTAAAAAAAGGTTTTGCAAAAAAAATACAGAAAATTACTGGTTTAATTGTTGACTCATATTTTTCAGCTTCGAAAATACATTGGCTTTTGAATAATTCGAAAAAGTCAAAAGAATTACTAAAAAAAGATAAGTTATTATTCGGCACTATCGATACTTGGTTATTGTGGAAACTGACTGATGGCCAAAGCCACTACACCGAGGCGACTAATGCATCGAGAACAATGCTTTTTGATATTAAAAAAAATCAATGGTCAAAAGAAATGCTTCAAATATTTAAAGTGCCTGAAAAAATTCTTCCAATTGTCAAAGATAGCGCTGATGATTTTGGTCAAACAACAAAATTTGGCAGTAAAATCCCAATTCAAGGAATAGCCGGAGACCAACAAGCAGCAACGATTGGACAAGCCTGTTTAGAACCTGGTTCAATAAAATCAACTTATGGAACTGGTTGTTTTATGATCATGAATGTAGGTTCAAAATTAAAATATTCTAAAAATAAATTACTCTCCACGATTGCCTATCGTATAAGAGGAAAAAATACTTATGCCTTGGAGGGGTCAATTTTTATTGCTGGAGCAGCTGTTCAATGGCTAAGAGACTCGCTTAAGATAATCAAAAATGCAAAAGATACTGAAGATCTTTATTCAAAAAATGATCCTACTCAGAAAGTTTATTTGGTACCTGCATTTGTAGGATTAGGTGCACCATATTGGGATGGCGAAGCAAGAGGTGCTCTTTTTGGACTTACTCGTAATACAGGCATTCCTGAATTTGTAAAAGCTACGATAGACAGTGTCGTTTACCAAACAAAAGATTTAATTTTAGCCATGGAAAAAGATAGTGGTATTAGAATAAAAAAAATTAAAGTCGATGGGGGTATGGTTAACAATAACCAGTTTGTCCAATTTTTATCAAATTTACTTTTGTGTGAATGTTTAAGACCCAAGATTAATGAGACTACATCGTTGGGAGTAGCATATTTAGCTGGATATCAAAGTGGTTTAATAAAAAAATTTACTGACATAAATAGTAAGTGGAAAAGTGAAAAAAGGTTTGTTCATAAAATGAACAAAAAAGATGTTGAACAACTATATTTAGGTTGGAAGAAAGCAATCAAAGGCACTCTAACCATAAAATAA
- a CDS encoding Bacterial regulatory helix-turn-helix protein, lysR family,ligand-binding protein, LysR family (PFAM: LysR substrate binding domain; Bacterial regulatory helix-turn-helix protein, lysR family) → MRINIEIGDIEAFIELTETNSFAKAATNLNLSQPALSRRIQKLEQELGTKLFDRTTRKVQLSYSGRNFYERARSIIEAIKTATKTLNEKYSFPSIIKIGAVNSALSNIIYPALKIFREMEPRCKVQIIERSSNYVVDSVLGGECDFGINFTGIQEPGISFENLFVEDYVVVFPKGDVLEKKRKIKLSDIKNRDFISVWKGSGSRIYFENALALQKEDLEWTYEVRHIPSALNMVEQGLGITLAPKLAVSKDHKLLSYRPLIDPTVTRTMGLIKRSGRELSYDAQKLYDLLKEKFKR, encoded by the coding sequence ATGCGCATTAATATTGAAATTGGTGATATAGAAGCATTTATTGAATTAACAGAAACTAATTCTTTTGCCAAAGCCGCAACAAATTTAAATCTTTCACAACCAGCCTTATCCAGAAGAATTCAAAAACTAGAACAAGAGCTTGGAACAAAATTATTTGACAGAACAACAAGAAAAGTTCAGTTGTCTTATTCAGGCAGAAATTTCTATGAGAGAGCAAGAAGTATAATTGAAGCAATCAAGACCGCCACAAAGACACTTAATGAAAAATATAGTTTTCCATCAATTATCAAAATTGGTGCGGTAAATTCTGCTCTAAGCAATATTATTTATCCAGCGCTGAAAATATTTAGAGAAATGGAACCTCGATGCAAAGTTCAAATTATTGAACGATCCTCAAACTATGTTGTTGATAGTGTTTTAGGTGGTGAATGTGATTTTGGAATTAATTTTACAGGCATTCAAGAGCCTGGAATTAGTTTTGAAAACTTGTTTGTTGAAGACTATGTTGTGGTATTTCCTAAAGGCGACGTGTTAGAGAAAAAAAGAAAAATTAAATTATCAGATATTAAAAACAGAGACTTTATCTCAGTTTGGAAAGGGTCTGGCAGTAGAATTTATTTTGAAAATGCGCTAGCCCTACAAAAAGAAGACTTGGAATGGACTTATGAAGTAAGACACATTCCTTCGGCTTTAAATATGGTTGAACAGGGCTTAGGAATTACTTTGGCACCTAAACTAGCTGTTTCTAAAGACCATAAACTATTATCTTATCGGCCCTTAATTGACCCAACCGTCACTAGAACCATGGGTTTGATCAAGAGATCAGGGAGAGAATTAAGCTACGATGCTCAGAAATTATATGACTTGTTAAAAGAAAAATTTAAACGGTAA
- a CDS encoding aconitate hydratase (PFAM: Aconitase C-terminal domain; Aconitase family (aconitate hydratase)~TIGRFAM: aconitate hydratase 1), translating to MNSINSFQTLDSLNVGGKEYAFYNIAKLHEKFPAIQKLPKSKKILIENLLRLEDGKDVNKDLIEKVLQNPEEKHEIFFLPARVLMQDFTGVPAVADLASMRNAVALKGKDPAKVNPLSQVDLVIDHSVMVDYFATPNAFQKNVDMEFGRNKERYEFLKWGQQAFENFRVIPPGTGICHQVNLEYLAKVVWSKSINGSEYLYPDTLVGTDSHTTMVNALGVLGWGVGGIEAEAAMLGQSVSMLLPEVVGFKIDGSLQEGVTATDLVLTVVEMLRAKGVVGKFVEFYGEGVKNLSLADRATIANMAPEYGATCGFFSTDEETVKYLNLTARDKDLVEIVEKYNKVQGLWMDNQSEYNDQLELNLGSVQASLAGPKRPQDRINLNGVSANFQKLLQGDPNKTEVKNHNYQLTDGDVVIAAITSCTNTSNPNVLVAAGLVAKKASELGMQVKPWVKTSLAPGSKVVTDYLNKSDLTKHLDAMGFHLVGYGCTTCIGNSGPLHQDIADAITENNLTVASVLSGNRNFEGRVNPHVKANYLASPPLVVAYALAGTVNIDLSKDALGISSEGKEIFLKDIWPTNEEINSIVSQHVSAEMFSQQYSNALLGPKEWQNIQTSEGDLYQWKEDSTYVQKPPFFDAISEDEKDIQNIDNARPLLLLGNSVTTDHISPAGAIKQDSPAGDYFMERQILQKDFNSYGARRGNHEVMVRGTFANIRIKNELLSDVEGGYSILEPEKKQMSVYEVAMEYQKRAENIVVFAGQEYGTGSSRDWAAKGTKLLGIKAVIAESFERIHRSNLIGMGVLPIQLDNTDIQELGIKSSDLVDIKLHSEIKPLEKISVILKQGDATKELQCTLRIDTINELQYYKSDGILNFVLNNILKN from the coding sequence ATGAATTCAATAAATAGTTTTCAAACCCTAGACTCTTTAAACGTAGGTGGAAAAGAATATGCATTTTACAACATTGCCAAACTTCATGAAAAATTTCCAGCCATCCAAAAATTACCCAAATCCAAAAAAATTCTCATAGAAAATTTATTGCGTCTTGAAGATGGCAAAGATGTAAATAAAGATTTGATTGAAAAAGTTTTACAAAATCCTGAAGAAAAGCATGAAATATTCTTTCTTCCAGCTCGTGTACTCATGCAAGACTTTACAGGGGTACCTGCTGTTGCTGATCTTGCTTCTATGAGAAATGCAGTCGCTCTCAAAGGCAAAGATCCAGCGAAAGTAAATCCATTATCACAAGTAGATCTTGTTATTGATCATTCTGTAATGGTTGATTATTTCGCAACCCCAAATGCCTTTCAAAAAAATGTGGATATGGAATTTGGAAGAAACAAAGAACGTTATGAATTTTTAAAATGGGGACAACAAGCATTTGAAAATTTTCGAGTCATTCCACCTGGAACGGGAATCTGTCATCAAGTTAACTTAGAGTACTTAGCTAAAGTTGTTTGGAGCAAGTCCATAAACGGAAGTGAATACTTATATCCTGATACGCTTGTAGGAACAGATAGCCACACAACTATGGTTAATGCCCTTGGAGTTTTGGGCTGGGGAGTGGGAGGAATTGAGGCAGAAGCGGCAATGCTTGGTCAATCAGTTTCGATGTTACTTCCTGAAGTTGTGGGTTTTAAAATAGACGGTAGCCTTCAAGAAGGCGTTACTGCGACTGACTTGGTCTTAACTGTTGTGGAAATGCTTAGAGCCAAAGGAGTGGTTGGTAAATTTGTCGAATTCTACGGCGAGGGTGTCAAAAACTTATCTTTAGCAGATCGAGCTACAATTGCGAACATGGCCCCCGAATACGGAGCTACTTGTGGATTTTTTTCCACAGATGAAGAAACTGTAAAATATCTCAATCTAACAGCGAGAGACAAAGACCTTGTAGAAATCGTTGAAAAATATAACAAAGTTCAAGGACTTTGGATGGATAATCAAAGTGAATACAATGATCAACTTGAATTAAATCTAGGCTCAGTTCAGGCATCTTTAGCAGGGCCTAAAAGACCTCAAGATAGAATTAACTTAAATGGGGTATCGGCAAATTTTCAAAAACTATTACAAGGTGACCCAAATAAAACTGAAGTAAAAAATCACAATTACCAATTAACTGACGGTGATGTTGTTATTGCTGCTATTACATCCTGCACTAATACATCGAACCCAAATGTTCTTGTAGCAGCAGGACTAGTTGCAAAGAAAGCAAGCGAACTTGGGATGCAAGTCAAACCATGGGTAAAAACCTCTCTTGCTCCAGGCTCTAAAGTAGTTACGGACTATTTAAATAAATCAGACTTAACCAAACATTTAGACGCAATGGGATTTCATTTAGTTGGCTATGGCTGTACTACCTGTATTGGAAATTCAGGGCCTCTTCATCAAGATATTGCAGATGCAATAACTGAAAATAACTTAACAGTTGCATCCGTTCTTTCGGGTAATAGAAATTTTGAGGGTCGCGTTAATCCTCATGTGAAAGCTAATTACCTTGCGTCACCTCCACTAGTAGTGGCCTATGCTTTGGCAGGTACTGTCAATATTGATTTATCAAAGGATGCCTTAGGTATCAGCAGCGAGGGCAAAGAAATATTCCTAAAAGATATTTGGCCAACTAATGAGGAAATTAATTCTATTGTTAGTCAGCATGTTTCCGCTGAAATGTTTTCTCAACAATATAGCAATGCTCTTCTAGGTCCAAAAGAATGGCAAAACATTCAAACCTCGGAAGGGGATTTGTATCAATGGAAAGAAGATTCTACCTATGTTCAAAAACCACCTTTCTTTGATGCTATCTCTGAAGATGAAAAAGATATTCAAAATATTGACAATGCTCGACCACTTCTCTTATTGGGAAATAGTGTAACCACTGATCATATTTCTCCAGCTGGGGCCATTAAACAAGATAGTCCTGCAGGTGATTATTTTATGGAAAGACAGATTTTACAAAAAGACTTTAACTCATACGGTGCCAGAAGAGGAAACCATGAAGTGATGGTTCGAGGTACATTTGCCAATATCAGAATTAAAAATGAACTTCTCTCTGATGTGGAGGGTGGGTATTCCATACTGGAGCCTGAAAAAAAGCAAATGAGTGTCTACGAAGTAGCCATGGAATATCAAAAAAGAGCTGAAAACATTGTTGTTTTTGCTGGACAAGAATATGGCACAGGTTCCTCAAGAGACTGGGCGGCCAAAGGAACGAAGTTGCTAGGTATAAAAGCTGTGATCGCAGAAAGCTTTGAGAGAATACATCGATCAAACTTAATTGGGATGGGCGTACTTCCAATTCAACTTGATAACACCGATATTCAAGAACTTGGAATTAAATCTTCTGACCTAGTTGATATCAAATTACATTCTGAAATTAAGCCACTTGAAAAAATATCTGTAATCTTAAAGCAGGGTGACGCCACTAAAGAATTACAGTGTACGTTGAGAATAGATACGATTAATGAATTACAGTATTATAAGTCTGATGGTATTTTGAATTTCGTACTAAATAATATTTTAAAAAATTAA
- a CDS encoding 2-oxoglutarate dehydrogenase complex dihydrolipoamide succinyltransferase (PFAM: 2-oxoacid dehydrogenases acyltransferase (catalytic domain); Biotin-requiring enzyme~TIGRFAM: 2-oxoglutarate dehydrogenase complex dihydrolipoamide succinyltransferase (E2 component)) yields the protein MTDITVPELGESIIEGTLTAWLVKEGASFQAGDNLAEIETEKITIEIPAQSAGTISKILVSEGSSVKVGEVIAQFSQGGEATTSSPSKVEQEETPAPPSKPVEEPKVEKSHENQTKNSEPAISNFDEQVDKEGERSVPMSKLRQTIARRLKDAQNTAAILTTFNEVDMTAIMALRKKQQAAFQKKHGVKLGIMSFFVKACVQVLKELPEINSEIFEDKIIYKNYFDIGVAIGSEKGLVVPIIRNAENLSNAEIEKEIINLATKANSNKLAMKDLSGGTFSITNGGVYGSMMSTPIINPPQSAILGMHSIIERPIAVKNKVVIRPMMYTALSYDHRLIDGKQAVTFLVRLKEILEDPKVD from the coding sequence ATGACCGATATTACCGTACCAGAATTAGGCGAGTCCATAATCGAGGGAACTTTGACTGCGTGGTTAGTCAAAGAGGGAGCTTCTTTTCAAGCAGGGGATAACTTAGCAGAAATTGAAACTGAAAAGATAACAATTGAAATTCCCGCTCAATCAGCAGGTACAATTTCCAAAATTTTAGTTTCTGAAGGAAGTTCAGTAAAAGTAGGTGAGGTAATTGCGCAATTTTCTCAAGGTGGAGAGGCCACTACTTCATCTCCATCAAAAGTGGAACAAGAAGAGACTCCTGCCCCACCTTCAAAACCAGTTGAAGAGCCAAAAGTCGAAAAAAGTCATGAAAATCAGACAAAAAACTCAGAACCAGCTATCTCTAATTTTGATGAGCAGGTGGATAAAGAGGGTGAAAGATCAGTTCCAATGTCAAAGCTGCGCCAAACAATTGCTCGAAGATTAAAAGATGCACAAAATACAGCGGCTATTTTAACAACCTTCAACGAAGTTGATATGACAGCTATTATGGCTTTGCGAAAAAAACAACAAGCTGCTTTCCAAAAAAAACATGGAGTTAAACTAGGCATCATGTCTTTTTTTGTAAAAGCATGTGTTCAGGTTTTAAAGGAACTACCTGAAATAAACTCAGAAATTTTTGAAGATAAAATAATTTATAAAAATTATTTTGATATTGGCGTTGCAATTGGTTCTGAAAAAGGACTAGTGGTCCCTATTATTCGCAATGCAGAAAATTTATCTAATGCTGAAATTGAAAAAGAAATAATTAATTTAGCTACTAAAGCAAACTCTAATAAGTTAGCTATGAAAGATTTATCAGGGGGGACCTTTTCCATTACTAATGGAGGTGTTTATGGATCCATGATGAGCACCCCAATTATTAATCCTCCTCAAAGTGCAATCCTTGGAATGCATTCTATTATTGAGCGACCCATTGCTGTCAAAAATAAAGTTGTGATACGACCTATGATGTATACTGCGCTTAGTTATGATCATCGACTAATTGATGGTAAGCAAGCCGTCACTTTCTTAGTGAGACTAAAAGAAATTTTAGAAGATCCGAAGGTCGATTAA
- a CDS encoding 2-oxoglutarate dehydrogenase, E1 component (PFAM: Dehydrogenase E1 component; Transketolase, pyrimidine binding domain~TIGRFAM: 2-oxoglutarate dehydrogenase, E1 component): MRSYNSFLTANNASQIISIYKDFVKNPSSVDQSWHNFFKELAPEELAILADYEKLDWSKKARSSDFSQTSLNQAISDSLRLVMMIRAYREIGHLIANLDPLNLAVQSKPAGLDPEYYGFQEKDLDRKIFLFGYLGFETASVRQVFDKLQKIYSGTLSIEYKHIQSAEEYLWLKDRIEDRKDMQLTPRGKRTILERLISAEYFEKFLDTKYRGTKRFGLDGAESTIPALEQILKRSSEYGIEDFSFACAHRGRLNILANVVKKPHIQIFSEFIHGGENALSNEGSGDVKYHLGASSDRSFSGNLIHVSMAANPSHLEAVNPVVAGKIRAKQALVGDKNNEKVSGLLIHGDAAIAGQGVVAETFTMSQLNGYRIGGLIHFIINNQIGFTTAPQYSRSAPYSSEIGKIVQAPIFHVNGDDPEAVVLASRAATEFRNSFKKDTLVDMFCYRKHGHNEGDEPSFTQPLMYQTIKKKKPVAEIYAQKLIEQEVLNSKQVEYIKDAVWSDLEKKFEKAKNYKLKTKSWMGGQWSGLSRAPKDTLRRGRTAEPTKSLQDIGKKITQVPKDFNLHPKLEKFNSSRLKAIQSGKNIDWAFAEALAFGSLLKEGFKVRLAGQDSGRGTFSQRHSVFYDQKTEERYIPLNHIAKKQKQFEVIDSFLSEMGVLGFEYGYSLADPNSLVIWEAQFGDFANGAQIIIDQFIAASERKWMQMSGLVMLLPHGHEGMGPEHSSARIERFLQMAAEDNIQILNCTTPASYFHALRRQIHRNFRKPLIIFTPKSTLRHPNNVSNIEDFTGRSAFHRIIDEDIKNPKRVVFCSGKIFYELDDYRKENKIKDVKIVRLEQIYPFPFDTLGEVILKHKDAEMLWVQEEPKNMGAWAFVKSRIRHLFKKHDLEKNLHYVGRRRAAAPATGIAKRHNANQNLIKKLALHSPLKSVIKEKIGVSFIKFKNLPTNE, from the coding sequence ATGAGATCTTATAATTCTTTTCTGACTGCAAATAACGCCTCTCAAATTATTTCTATATATAAAGACTTTGTCAAAAACCCATCTTCGGTTGATCAAAGTTGGCATAATTTTTTCAAGGAATTAGCCCCTGAAGAGTTAGCTATTCTTGCCGATTATGAAAAACTAGATTGGTCCAAAAAAGCTCGAAGTTCAGATTTTTCACAAACTTCCTTGAACCAAGCTATCTCAGACTCCTTGAGATTAGTCATGATGATCAGAGCGTATAGAGAAATTGGTCACTTAATTGCTAACCTTGATCCTTTAAACCTCGCAGTCCAATCAAAGCCAGCCGGACTAGATCCCGAATATTATGGCTTTCAAGAAAAAGATCTTGATCGAAAAATTTTTTTATTCGGCTATTTAGGATTTGAGACGGCCTCTGTTCGCCAAGTTTTTGATAAACTGCAAAAAATTTATTCAGGAACCCTATCCATCGAGTATAAGCATATCCAAAGCGCAGAGGAATATTTGTGGCTTAAAGATAGAATTGAAGATCGCAAAGATATGCAACTTACTCCTAGAGGAAAAAGAACTATTTTAGAGAGACTAATTTCAGCTGAATATTTTGAAAAATTTTTAGATACAAAATATCGAGGAACCAAAAGATTTGGACTTGATGGAGCAGAGTCCACTATTCCAGCACTCGAGCAAATTTTAAAAAGATCATCAGAGTACGGAATTGAAGATTTTTCTTTTGCCTGTGCTCATCGAGGACGTTTAAATATATTAGCGAACGTTGTCAAAAAACCTCATATTCAAATTTTTAGTGAGTTTATTCACGGAGGTGAAAACGCTTTAAGTAACGAAGGCTCAGGTGATGTGAAATATCACTTAGGCGCAAGTTCAGATAGAAGTTTTAGCGGTAATCTTATTCATGTTAGCATGGCAGCTAATCCATCACATTTGGAGGCAGTAAATCCCGTTGTAGCCGGAAAAATTCGCGCAAAACAAGCGCTTGTGGGAGATAAGAATAATGAAAAAGTATCTGGCTTATTAATACACGGAGATGCGGCTATTGCAGGCCAAGGTGTTGTTGCTGAGACCTTCACCATGTCTCAGTTGAATGGATATCGTATTGGTGGACTTATTCATTTTATTATTAACAACCAAATTGGTTTTACTACGGCTCCTCAATATAGTCGATCTGCACCCTATTCTTCTGAGATTGGAAAAATAGTTCAGGCCCCAATTTTTCATGTTAATGGCGATGACCCAGAGGCCGTGGTTCTTGCTTCTAGAGCTGCTACAGAATTTAGAAATTCTTTTAAAAAAGATACTCTGGTCGATATGTTCTGCTACAGAAAACATGGTCACAATGAGGGCGATGAACCATCATTTACTCAACCTTTAATGTATCAAACTATCAAAAAGAAAAAGCCTGTTGCAGAAATTTATGCCCAAAAATTAATCGAACAAGAAGTTCTAAATTCAAAACAAGTAGAATATATAAAAGATGCCGTTTGGTCAGATCTAGAGAAAAAATTTGAAAAAGCAAAAAATTATAAATTAAAAACAAAATCCTGGATGGGCGGGCAATGGAGTGGTTTAAGCCGAGCGCCTAAAGATACTCTTCGAAGAGGAAGGACTGCAGAACCGACAAAATCTCTTCAAGACATTGGAAAAAAAATTACACAAGTACCAAAAGACTTTAATTTACACCCTAAATTAGAAAAATTTAATTCTTCAAGGCTCAAAGCAATTCAATCAGGTAAGAATATTGATTGGGCTTTTGCTGAGGCTTTAGCATTTGGCTCACTTTTAAAAGAAGGTTTTAAAGTAAGATTGGCTGGACAAGACTCAGGTCGAGGCACATTTAGTCAAAGACACTCTGTTTTTTATGACCAAAAAACAGAAGAAAGATATATCCCATTAAATCATATTGCAAAAAAACAAAAGCAATTTGAAGTAATTGATAGTTTTCTCTCAGAGATGGGGGTTCTCGGTTTTGAATACGGTTACTCCTTGGCAGATCCCAACTCTTTGGTGATTTGGGAAGCGCAGTTTGGAGATTTTGCTAACGGTGCTCAGATAATTATTGATCAATTTATAGCGGCAAGTGAGCGAAAATGGATGCAAATGAGTGGATTAGTTATGCTTCTTCCCCATGGTCATGAAGGAATGGGTCCGGAACATTCTAGCGCCCGTATTGAGAGGTTTCTACAAATGGCAGCCGAAGACAATATTCAAATTCTAAATTGTACTACGCCAGCAAGTTATTTTCATGCACTTCGAAGGCAAATACATAGGAATTTTAGAAAGCCACTGATAATTTTTACACCCAAGTCAACATTACGACATCCAAATAATGTATCAAATATTGAAGATTTTACAGGAAGGTCTGCTTTTCATCGAATTATTGACGAAGATATTAAAAATCCAAAAAGAGTAGTTTTTTGTTCAGGTAAGATCTTTTATGAATTAGATGATTATAGAAAAGAAAATAAAATTAAAGATGTGAAAATTGTTCGATTAGAGCAAATTTATCCTTTTCCTTTTGATACTTTAGGAGAGGTAATCCTAAAGCATAAAGATGCTGAGATGCTCTGGGTTCAAGAAGAGCCAAAAAATATGGGAGCCTGGGCATTTGTTAAAAGTAGAATTAGACATTTATTTAAAAAACATGATTTAGAAAAAAATCTCCATTATGTTGGTAGGAGGCGAGCAGCAGCTCCTGCAACAGGAATAGCAAAAAGACATAATGCTAATCAGAACCTAATTAAAAAATTAGCACTTCATTCTCCACTCAAAAGTGTGATAAAAGAAAAGATAGGAGTGAGTTTTATCAAATTTAAAAACTTACCGACAAACGAATGA